Proteins encoded together in one Lathyrus oleraceus cultivar Zhongwan6 chromosome 5, CAAS_Psat_ZW6_1.0, whole genome shotgun sequence window:
- the LOC127081249 gene encoding uncharacterized protein LOC127081249: protein MKIPIKKKDRGVVTIPYTIGDRSFNKALIDLGASVSLMSLSIYKKLGIRVMQDTRMTLQFADHSVKKPYGIIEDVLVKIDKFIFPVDFVILEMPEDEEIPLILGRPFLEMERCLINIEEGTTMLKIYDEELKIDVRNTMRYKDDICTSHTIEVLDQVMTYDSPLNAPQSPLGRVLSLSIFDSDKEVDNGESEVLALLDAQPPRKGSQPHRWEDLRLHQTSEEDEEPKKGAKLKQLPENLKYVFLDSKGKYSAIINLSLKNIQEEKLIQVLKKYKNAIGWEIEDLKDRCQKTNLIMNSEKCHFMVREGIVLGHKISYKGIKVDQEKVEVISKLPPPINEKGIRSFLGQAGFYHRFIRDFSKITKPLTTLLVKDKAFMFNKECTTTFETLKNKLISAPIVIAPDGSLPFEIMCDASDIVVGAVLEQRREKFLHVIYYASHVLNLAQMNYATTEKELLVVVYAFDKFRQYLLESKVVVYTDHVALKYLFAKQDSKPRLLRWILLLQEFDVEIRVKRGCENIVEDHLS from the exons ATGAAGATTCCAATAAAGAAGAAAGATCGAGGAGTTGTCACCATCCCTTATACTATTGGAGATAGGTCATTCAACAAAGCTCTTATTGATctaggagctagtgtgagtcttatgtcgttatccatttacaagaagcTTGGTATAAGAGTTATGCAAGATACCAGGATGACACTCCAATTCGCCGATCATTCGGTCAAGAAACCGTATGGTATTATTGAAGATGTTCTGGTGAAAATTGACAAGTTTATAtttccggtggattttgtaattctagaaatgccggaagatgaagagatcccTCTCATTCTTGGGAGACCCTTTTTAGAGATGGAAAGGTGCTTGATCAACATAGAAGAAGGGACCACGATGTTGAAGATTTATGATGAGGAATTAAAGATCGATGTTCGAAACACCATGAGGTACAAGGATGATATTTGTACCAGTCATACTATAGAGGTTCTGGATCAGGTGATGACGTATGATAGTCCTTTGAATGCACCACAATCACCTTTGGGAAGAGTGTTGAGTTTGTCCATTTTTGACAGTGATAAAGAAGTGGACAACGGGGAATCTGAAGTGCTAGCCTTGTTGGACGCACAACCCCCACGGAAAGGATCTCAACCACACCGGTGGGAGGATTTACGGCTACATCAAACTAGTGAGGAGGATGAAGAGCCAAAGAAGGGAGCGAAGTTGAAACAACTTCCTGAGAATCTTAAATATGTCTTTCTCGATTCTAAAGGAAAATATTCTGCTATCATAAACTTGAGCCTAAAGAATATCCAAGAAGAGAAGCTCATCCAAGTcctgaaaaaatacaaaaatgctATTGGATGGGAAATTGAGGATTTGAAAG ACAGGTGCCAAAAAACAAACTTAATTATGAACTCggagaaatgtcacttcatggtgcgaGAAGGGATAGTATTAGGTCACAAAATTTCCTACAAGGGAATTAAAGTTGACCAAGAAAAGGTGGAAGTGATATCTAAGCTCCCACCTCCTATTAATGAGAAGGGTATCAGGAGTTTCTTAGGACAAGCAGGTTTTTATCacaggttcataagagatttctcaaaaatcacaAAACCGCTGACCACTCTATTGGTTAAGGATAAGGCGTTTATGTTCAACAAAGAATGCACCACGACCTTTGAGACATTGAAGAACAAGTTGATTTCAGCACCAATTGTTATTGCCCCAGATGGGTCTCTTCcatttgagatcatgtgtgatgctagtgatatTGTTGTTGGGGCAGTCCTAGAACAACGAAGAGAGAAGTTTCTACATGTTATTTACTATGCTAGTCATGTGTTAAACCTTGCACAGATGAACTATGCAACTACTGAGAAAGAGTTATTGGTCGTGGTTTATGCATTTGACAAATTCAGGCAATACTTGTTAGAATCGAAGGTTGTCGTTTATACTGACCATGTCGCTTTGAAATATTTGTTTGCTAAACAAGACTCTAAGCCGAGGCTTCTCAGGTGGATCTTACTCCTCCAAGAATTTGATGTAGAGAttagggtcaaaaggggatgtGAAAACATAGTGGAAGATCATTTATCCTGA